One genomic window of Chanos chanos chromosome 13, fChaCha1.1, whole genome shotgun sequence includes the following:
- the baiap3 gene encoding BAI1-associated protein 3, translating to MSTLLDLKSSVLRQVQRSQSLRSRREPPTPVSSPLTHRSGTVVHRVSKGNGEFFERMNRILQKQDSILSATQPEGESCSSPPPPEHAEQVFVPERSTRRELDLLYEEAVYTVVNRVGVPSPEYVTNEGDIFSYLQKVFDMGQEEHDIILQRVRESKRASFALRVSVMKAKNLMAKDANGYSDPYCMLGILLGQSPKETEERKERKFSFRKRREKLEKRSSVKEVLAARCIQVTDVKSETLNPVWNEHFVFDIDDVHNDLLHLDIWDHDDDVSVAEACKKLNEISGFKGMGRYFKQIAKSVRANGAAASGSEENADDFLGCLNIPLSEIPVVGYDKWFKLEPRSSASKVQGECHLILRLFTTQRDTALSKMISNVAIHKKMLSQILEYEHAHIKKEPYNWNGQVSPPAWTVLSHHAVQADLSPLQQAIIRWHCYSSHHLSQRMCYSLLLRLLKTIEAEWDASAVHGELGSELAESFRLYCDYCLSLMKNMRQVFPCTNPAAVTRCELMLRSIGHMQTMQAFKVACPSRNELHLEIATVIKKGTLEWYEATISHFKPDEGTLEEQLSRLVQVVDAVCADVRTGQNIYNKLYYSSVKVDFFSISYRQLEKLVADDVSVAMERVCGTLEQESSRLTQTMGETLFELYMSLKTLKRFREFLPLKDAKMLALTGFHNWFKTSIHKWLQIVHERSCDRIRRAVEMDQLEPVQQQAKHSSSAVEVTTCFSQVREFWAELAWPDSAGAFIFITRLTDNFCSEAVCYSELIKHKIERTQLGRDHKSLTVQLCVALNNTEHVRVYLGGLPRDLDWRGVEQAMEESCGAEGKEQVNKSLNGQLYNADIDLQREAKRLITHLTDKMLPDLKRYIQHISLSPDSINNDEAVSPLMKYLDNTVAILNESLVKETLARVLQCLWEVLLRMILDTVAENRGVQVEFYNRFQYTVETLVQFFHAEGDGLLLEDLKSGDYKALEEELRLNKCSSFELIEQYFLEKISQQRILKHSRFGRISVKCYYDAPEQRLTVEILHAADLIALDANGLSDPFVIVELCPHHLFPMAKSQRTQVKLKTLHPVFDELFYFHVSPEQYRHRYACLTFTVMDYDWLSTNDFAGEAVAPLSDFCWPGRPNATPAGKTVQPFILHLSRQKPSEKPIMKMLEARTGDREAQEFVRRLKEIEKSMEEE from the exons ATGTCGACGCTGCTGGATCTGAAGAGCAGTGTGCTAAGACAAGTCCAGAGGAGTCAGTCCCTGCGAAGCAGGAGGGAACCACCGACCCCGGTCAGCAGCCCTCTGACACACCGCTCCGGCACCGTGGTCCATAG ggttTCGAAGGGTAACGGCGAGTTCTTTGAGCGCATGAATAGAATCCTCCAGAAGCAGGATAGCATACTGTCTGCCACGCAACCTGAG GGTGAGAGCTGCTCCTCTCCTCCGCCGCCAGAGCATGCGGAGCAGGTTTTTGTTCCGGAAAGATCCACCAGGAGAGAG ctggaCCTCCTATATGAAGAAGCTGTGTACACAGTGGTCAATCGAGTAGGAGTGCCATCCCCTGAGTACGTGACCAATGAAGGAGACATCTTCAGCTACCTACAGAAA GTCTTTGATATGGGACAAGAGGAGCATGACATTATactgcagagagtgagagaatccAAG AGAGCGAGCTTTGCCCTCAGGGTTTCCGTCATGAAAGCAAAGAACCTCATGGCTAAAGATGCTAACG GATACAGTGACCCGTACTGCATGCTGGGAATTCTCCTGGGCCAGAGTCCCAAGGAGacggaggagagaaaggagaggaaattCAGCTTTCGTAAGAGGAGGGAGAAGTTGGAGAAGCGCTCCAGTGTCAAAGAGGTGTTGGCTGCGAGGTGTATCCAGGTGACTGATGTCAAATCAGAGACACTCAACCCGGTGTGGAACGAACACTTTGTTTT TGATATCGATGATGTTCATAATGATCTACTCCATCTGGACATATG GGATCACGACGATGATGTCTCTGTCGCGGAGGCGTGCAAGAAACTCAACGAAATAAGTGGATTTAAAGGCATGGGCAG GTATTTTAAGCAGATTGCCAAGTCTGTGCGTGCCAACGGAGCGGCGGCATCTGGAAGCGAGGAGAACGCAGACGACTTTCTGGGGTGTCTAAACATTCCCCTGAGC GAGATCCCGGTTGTTGGATATGATAAATGGTTCAAACTGGAGCCGCGATCCAGTGCATCCAAAGTGCAGGGGGAATGCCATCTGATCCTAAGGCTGTTCACTACCCAG AGGGACACGGCTTTGAGCAAGATGATTTCAAATGTGGCCATTCACAAGAAGATGCTGAGTCAGATTTTGGAGTATGAGCACGCTCACATTAAG AAAGAACCTTACAACTGGAATGGACAAGTTAGTCCACCGGCTTGGACTGTGCTTTCCCATCATGCAGTGCAAGCTGACCTTTCACCCCTCCAACAGGctatcat ACGCTGGCATTGCTACAGCAGTCATCATCTCTCTCAGAGGATGTGCTACTCTCTGCTCCTCCGGCTGCTCAAGACCATCGAGGCTGAGTGGGATGCCTCAGCTGTCCACGGGGAGCTG GGAAGTGAGCTGGCGGAAAGCTTCAGACTCTACTGTGACTACTGCTTGTCTCTGATGAAGAACATGCGACAGGTATTCCCCTGCACCAACCCTGCTGCTGTCACGCGCTGTGAACTTATGCTGAG GAGTATAGGGCACATGCAAACCATGCAAGCATTCAAGGTGGCTTGCCCCTCCCGTAATGAGCTCCACCTGGAAATCGCGACCGTCATTAAG AAAGGAACACTCGAGTGGTACGAAGCAACAATCTCACACTTCAAACCAGATGAAGGG acTCTTGAAGAGCAGTTGTCGCGTCTGGTTCAAGTGGTGGATGCAGTTTGTGCCGATGTTCGAACAGGACAGAACATCTATAATAAGCTCTACTACAG CTCAGTAAAAGTGGATTTTTTCAGCATCTCATACCGACAGCTCGAGAAACTg GTGGCAGATGACGTGAGCGTTGCCATGGAGAGGGTTTGCGGGACCCTGGAGCAGGAGAGCTCTCGTCTCACCCAGACCATGGGGGAGACCCTCTTTGAGCTCTACATGTCTCTGAAGACCCTCAAACGCTTCAGGGAGTTCCTGCCTCTCAA GGATGCTAAAATGTTGGCACTGACTGGCTTTCATAACTGGTTCAAAACCTCCATCCACAAGTGGCTGCAGATAGTTCACGAAAGATCGTGCGACCGGATCCGAAGAGCGGTTGAGATGGACCAG TTGGAGCCTGTCCAGCAGCAGGCCAAACACAGCTCCTCCGCGGTGGAGGTGACCACGTGCTTCAGCCAGGTGCGGGAATTCTGGGCCGAACTCGCCTGGCCCGACTCAGCGGGCGCCTTCATCTTCATCACCCGTCTGACAGAT AATTTCTGTAGCGAGGCGGTGTGTTACTCTGAGCTGATAAAACATAAGATTGAGAGGACGCAGCTGGGACGAGACCACAAAAGCCTCACGGTGCAG CTGTGTGTTGCGCTGAACAACACGGAGCATGTCCGGGTGTACCTGGGGGGCCTTCCACGCGACCTGGACTGGCGGGGAGTGGAACAGGCCATGGAGGAGTCGTGTGGAGCGGAGGGAAAGGAGCAGGTCAACAAGTCCCTGAACGGCCAGCTTTACAATGCCGACATCGACCTCCAGAGGGAGGCCAAACGCCTCATCACCCACCTGACTGATAAG ATGCTACCAGATTTAAAAAGATACATACAACACATTAGCCTTTCTCCAGACTCCATAAACAACGATGAA GCAGTGTCTCCTCTGATGAAATACCTTGACAACACTGTAGCCATCCTCAATGAGTCACTGGTCAAAGAAACTCTGGCACG GGTTCTCCAATGCCTATGGGAGGTTCTCCTCAGAATGATTTTGGACACTGTGGCAGAGAACCGAGGTGTTCAAGTGGAGTTCTATAACAGGTTCCAGTATACCGTTGAG actctTGTGCAGTTCTTCCACGCTGAAGGAGACGGCCTGCTTCTGGAAGACCTGAAGAGCGGAGATTACAAG GCCCTCGAAGAGGAGCTACGTCTGAACAAATGCTCCTCCTTTGAGCTGATCGAGCAATACTTTCTGGAGAAAATCTCACAGCAG AGGATCCTAAAGCACAGCCGGTTCGGCCGCATAAGCGTGAAATGTTACTATGATGCTCCAGAGCAGAGGCTTACGGTGGAAATTCTTCACGCCGCCGACTTGATCGCTCTGGACGCAAACG gTCTCAGCGACCCATTTGTCATCGTGGAACTCTGTCCTCACCATCTCTTCCCAATGGCTAAGAGCCAACGCACTCAAGTCAAGCTGAAGACTCTTCATCCTGTCTTTGATGAGCTCTTCTACTT CCACGTAAGCCCTGAGCAGTACAGACACAGGTATGCCTGTTTGACCTTCACTGTGATGGACTATGACTGGTTGTCCACCAATGATTTTGCGGGCGAGGCAGTGGCCCCGCTGAGTGACTTCTGCTGGCCGGGCAGACCGAACGCCACCCCCGCCGGCAAGACTGTGCAACCCTTTATCTTGCACCTGTCCCGCCAAAAACCCAGCG AAAAGCCCATCATGAAGATGCTGGAGGCGAGGACTGGCGACCGAGAAGCACAGGAGTTTGTCCGAAGACTGAAGGAGATTGAAAAATCAATGGAAGAGGAGTAA